A single Saccharolobus shibatae B12 DNA region contains:
- a CDS encoding glycosyltransferase family 2 protein — protein sequence MSKKGASDENVDLGISKDLVTVVLCTLNEEEGIEKVLDELNANGYKNILVIDGYSTDATVKIAREKGARVIYQHWSGKAGAVKTALDYVDTPYVAFLDADATYPPKELDKLILHVPKYVEVIGRRSKENIPLLHRFGNALINKLFVLIFSVDVGDILSGMYVLHTNLARTLNLNSKGFEIELEIVSQMIQRGKVTYVDIKYEKRRGKAKLSSFKDGMKIISYLIKMAKDYNPILFFSIIASIFLFPGLIALGYTFIGYLLYGIFHSGYALIGTALTLVGVQGFLTAGIATVLKRIEYHILHNNSRVQ from the coding sequence AAAAAAGGAGCTAGTGACGAGAATGTAGATTTAGGTATATCTAAAGACTTAGTCACTGTTGTTTTATGTACTTTAAACGAAGAGGAAGGAATAGAGAAAGTTTTAGACGAACTTAACGCTAATGGATATAAAAATATTCTAGTAATAGACGGATATTCAACTGATGCTACTGTAAAAATAGCTAGAGAAAAAGGAGCCAGAGTAATTTATCAACATTGGTCTGGAAAAGCAGGTGCAGTAAAAACGGCTCTTGATTATGTCGATACCCCATATGTAGCATTCTTAGATGCAGATGCAACTTATCCTCCTAAAGAGTTAGATAAGCTGATTCTACACGTTCCAAAATACGTTGAAGTGATAGGTAGGAGATCTAAAGAAAATATTCCATTATTACATAGATTCGGAAACGCGTTAATTAATAAGTTATTCGTCTTGATATTTTCAGTTGATGTAGGAGATATTCTTTCTGGTATGTATGTTCTTCACACTAATCTAGCTAGAACACTTAATCTAAATTCTAAAGGATTCGAAATAGAACTCGAAATAGTATCTCAGATGATACAGAGAGGAAAAGTAACATATGTAGATATAAAATATGAGAAGAGAAGAGGAAAAGCAAAACTATCTAGTTTTAAAGACGGCATGAAGATAATATCTTATCTTATAAAGATGGCAAAAGATTATAACCCAATCTTATTCTTTTCTATAATTGCAAGTATATTCTTATTTCCAGGATTAATAGCTTTAGGATACACGTTCATAGGCTATTTACTCTATGGCATCTTTCATAGTGGGTATGCCCTTATAGGAACAGCACTAACATTAGTTGGAGTTCAAGGATTTTTAACTGCAGGAATAGCAACTGTATTAAAGCGAATAGAATATCATATTTTGCATAACAATAGTAGGGTACAATAA